The following are from one region of the Haliaeetus albicilla chromosome 24, bHalAlb1.1, whole genome shotgun sequence genome:
- the INKA1 gene encoding PAK4-inhibitor INKA1 codes for MHSARPDACPGQLGADRRCRREAGAAPRTHMPGTRQAPHHPGGPPGPAPRPACPLRPGSAADSACSLEPGAEEEEGGGPAARSPPASERSLEFDSGYSEASGGTWREEEAPVRRRHPPPCQRAHRLSAGPAAPPPAPARRARPKSTSDACLEQWRALEPADTRDWTVALLSQSRNRQPLVLGDNCFADLVENWMDLPEVGAEPRHRTTAEPSRRLAKPPAFLLSLSGNVRRKLANMARPRGAEGARPGGREATKRFSCPLGLGGQPKGACFHQSHSNIAQLATDFHRFTALMNSRSRQPIICNDVIGYI; via the exons atGCACAGCGCCCGCCCGGACGCCTGCCCGGGCCAGCTCGGCGCCGACCGG CGGTGCCGGCGGGAGGCAGGGGCGGCGCCGCGGACGCACATGCCCGGCACGCGGCAGGCGCCGCACCACCCCGGAGGGCCGCCGGGgccggccccccgccccgcgtGCCCCCTGCGCCCCGGCTCGGCGGCGGACTCGGCCTGCAGCCTGGAGCCGGgggccgaggaggaggagggtgggggCCCGGCCGCCCGCTCTCCCCCGGCCAGCGAGCGCAGCCTGGAGTTCGACTCGGGGTACTCGGAGGCGTCGGGGGGCACGTggcgggaggaggaggcgcCCGTGCGGCGCCGGCACCCGCCGCCCTGCCAGCGGGCGCACCGGCTctccgccggccccgccgccccgccgcccgcccccgcccgccgcgcccgccccaAATCCACCTCGGACGCCTGCCTGGAGCAGTGGCGGGCGCTGGAGCCGGCCGACACGCGGGACTGGACCGTGGCACTGCTGTCACAGAGCCGGAACCGGCAGCCCCTGGTGCTGGGCGACAACTGCTTCGCTGACCTGGTGGAGAACTGGATGGACCTGCCTGAGGTGGGAGCCGAACCCCGGCACCGAACCACTGCCGAGCCCTCCCGCCGGCTGGCCAAGCCCCCCGCCTTCCTGCTCAGCCTTTCGGGCAACGTCCGCCGTAAGCTGGCCAACAtggcccggccccggggggctGAGGGTGCCCGGCCGGGGGGCCGTGAAGCCACCAAGCGTTTCTCCTGCCCGCTGGGACTGGGGGGGCAGCCCAAGGGCGCCTGCTTCCACCAGTCCCACAGCAACATCGCCCAGCTGGCCACGGACTTCCACCGCTTCACCGCCCTCATGAACAGCCGCAGCCGCCAGCCCATCATCTGCAACGACGTTATCGGCTACATTTAg